Proteins encoded in a region of the Deinococcus aestuarii genome:
- a CDS encoding DNA-directed RNA polymerase subunit beta, translated as MSLSSQKPRIERFGEITEVIPLPNLTEVQVNSFKAFLQADKAPDRRDNTGLQSAFREVFPIDETEKGRSTGLVLDFLEYRLGEPPYTPEECREKDLTYQAPMYAKLQLIHKDSGLIKEDQVFLGDLPLMTEDGSFVINGADRVVISQIHRSPGVYFTLSYKGIKKLYTAAIIPMPKRGPWIELEMNAGVLEMKVNKRKFPVAMLLRVLGYDDAQLKALFTEFEPDAELPEDKSAGMSADEALLRLFTVLRPGDPPKRDKAIQYLYGLLADPKRYDLGEPGRFKMNTKLGVNREERTLLTFQDGKFSDAGLVDTIRYLMALQRGLETVGLGADADGVVNDVPVTEDDIDHLGNRRVRTVGELLADQLRVGMGRMARGVRERMLLGNPDAATPTKLVNNRPIVAAMREFFGRSQLSQFKDQTNPLSDLRHKRRISALGPGGLTRERAGFDVRDVHRTHYGRICPIETPEGANIGLISSLSSYSKVNELGFIEAPYRRVEGGKVTDDVIYMTADIEDRYTIAQANSPLNGDGTFADERVLARRKGDPLLYTPDEVDFMDVSPKQIVSINTSLIPFLEHDDANRALMGSNMQSQAVPLVRADSPAVGTGVEERVVTDSGTSVISDVTGRVSYVDSRVIQVTLTEDAPQAGMVTGNIRTFELVRFTRSNQGTNLDQHPIVSVGEEVRPGQVIADGPASDLGRLALGQNITIAIMPFDGFNFEDAICISEGLVRKDFYTSVHIEKDEIEARDTKLGPEKITRDIPGLSEAALRDLDEDGIVRVGAEVKPGDILVGKTSFKGESEPTPEERLLRSIFGEKAREVKDTSLRVQSGQGGIVVKTVRFRRGDEGVDLKPGVREMVRVYVAQKRQLQVGDKVANRHGNKGVVSKILPPEDMPYLEDGTPVDLVFNPLGVPSRMNLGQILETHLGEVARLTGQKFVTPVFDSATEIAIKEMLEVAAAERLQRRKDEGFEVDKREQEVLERAGKLGVINPPSEDYEPAQMQLARTGKSVLFDGRTGEPISGPVVVGTMYVMKLYHMVEDKLHARSTGPYSLITQQPLGGKAQFGGQRFGEMEVWALEAYGAAHTLQEMLTIKSDDIDGRDAAYQSIVKGEEVSGSTIPESFKVLVKELHSLGLDVEVLDNGDKAVDIFEGMMPKR; from the coding sequence ATGAGCCTAAGCAGCCAGAAACCGCGCATCGAGCGTTTCGGTGAAATCACCGAAGTGATTCCGCTGCCGAACCTGACCGAAGTGCAGGTCAACTCCTTCAAGGCGTTCCTGCAAGCCGATAAGGCGCCCGACCGCCGCGACAACACCGGGCTCCAGAGCGCCTTCCGCGAGGTCTTCCCCATCGACGAGACCGAGAAGGGGCGCTCCACGGGCCTCGTGCTCGACTTTCTGGAGTACCGCCTCGGCGAGCCGCCCTACACCCCCGAGGAGTGCCGCGAGAAGGACCTAACCTACCAGGCGCCGATGTACGCCAAGCTCCAACTGATCCACAAGGACAGCGGCCTGATCAAGGAAGACCAGGTGTTCCTGGGCGACCTGCCGCTGATGACCGAGGACGGCTCGTTTGTCATCAATGGGGCAGACCGCGTGGTGATCTCGCAGATTCACCGCTCGCCCGGCGTGTACTTCACGTTGAGCTACAAGGGGATCAAGAAGCTCTACACCGCCGCCATCATCCCCATGCCCAAGCGCGGCCCGTGGATTGAGCTGGAGATGAACGCGGGTGTGCTGGAGATGAAGGTCAACAAGCGCAAGTTCCCGGTGGCAATGCTGCTGCGGGTCCTCGGTTACGACGACGCGCAGCTCAAGGCGCTGTTCACCGAGTTCGAGCCCGACGCCGAGCTGCCCGAGGACAAGAGCGCGGGCATGAGCGCCGACGAGGCCCTGCTGCGCCTCTTCACCGTGCTGCGCCCTGGCGACCCGCCCAAGCGCGACAAGGCGATCCAGTACCTCTACGGGCTGCTCGCCGACCCCAAGAGGTACGACCTGGGCGAGCCCGGCCGCTTCAAGATGAACACCAAGCTGGGCGTGAACCGCGAGGAGCGCACGCTGCTGACCTTCCAGGACGGCAAGTTCAGCGACGCGGGTCTGGTGGACACCATCCGCTACCTGATGGCGCTGCAACGCGGCCTGGAGACCGTGGGACTCGGCGCGGACGCGGACGGTGTAGTGAACGACGTGCCCGTCACGGAAGACGACATCGACCACCTCGGCAACCGCCGTGTCCGCACGGTGGGCGAACTGCTCGCCGACCAGCTCCGGGTGGGCATGGGCCGCATGGCGCGCGGCGTGCGCGAGCGGATGTTGCTTGGCAACCCCGACGCGGCGACCCCGACCAAGCTCGTGAACAATCGCCCCATCGTGGCGGCGATGCGCGAGTTCTTCGGGCGCAGCCAGCTTTCCCAATTCAAGGACCAGACCAACCCGCTGTCGGACCTCCGTCACAAGCGCCGTATCTCGGCGCTGGGGCCGGGCGGCCTGACGCGCGAGCGGGCGGGCTTCGACGTGCGCGACGTGCACCGTACGCACTACGGGCGCATCTGCCCCATCGAGACGCCGGAAGGTGCCAACATCGGCCTGATCTCCTCGCTGTCGAGCTACAGTAAGGTCAACGAGCTGGGCTTCATCGAGGCGCCGTACCGCCGGGTCGAGGGCGGCAAGGTCACCGACGACGTGATCTACATGACCGCCGACATCGAGGACCGCTACACCATCGCGCAGGCGAACTCGCCGCTGAACGGTGACGGCACCTTCGCCGACGAGCGGGTGCTGGCCCGCCGCAAGGGGGACCCGCTGCTCTACACGCCCGACGAAGTGGACTTCATGGACGTGTCGCCCAAGCAGATCGTCTCGATCAACACGTCGCTGATCCCCTTCCTGGAGCACGACGACGCGAACCGCGCGCTCATGGGTTCCAACATGCAGTCGCAGGCCGTGCCGCTCGTGCGCGCCGACAGCCCCGCCGTGGGCACGGGCGTCGAGGAGCGCGTGGTGACGGACTCGGGCACCAGCGTGATCAGCGACGTGACGGGCCGCGTGAGTTACGTGGACTCGCGCGTCATCCAGGTGACGCTGACCGAGGACGCGCCCCAGGCGGGCATGGTGACGGGCAACATCCGCACCTTCGAGCTTGTCCGCTTCACCCGCAGCAACCAGGGCACCAACCTCGACCAGCACCCCATCGTGAGCGTGGGCGAGGAAGTGCGGCCCGGGCAGGTCATCGCCGACGGCCCTGCTTCCGACCTCGGGCGGCTGGCGCTCGGCCAGAACATTACCATCGCCATCATGCCCTTCGACGGCTTCAACTTCGAGGACGCGATCTGCATCTCCGAAGGGCTCGTCCGCAAGGACTTCTACACCTCGGTCCACATCGAGAAGGACGAGATCGAGGCCCGTGACACCAAGCTCGGCCCGGAGAAGATTACCCGCGATATTCCGGGGCTCTCGGAAGCCGCGCTGCGTGACCTCGACGAGGACGGCATCGTGCGCGTGGGCGCCGAAGTCAAGCCCGGCGACATCCTCGTCGGCAAGACGAGCTTCAAGGGCGAGAGCGAGCCGACCCCCGAAGAGCGTCTGCTCCGCTCGATCTTCGGCGAGAAGGCGCGCGAGGTGAAGGACACCTCCCTGCGTGTGCAGTCGGGCCAGGGCGGCATCGTGGTAAAGACCGTGCGCTTCCGCCGCGGCGACGAGGGCGTGGACCTCAAGCCCGGCGTGCGCGAGATGGTGCGCGTGTACGTGGCCCAGAAGCGCCAGCTTCAGGTCGGCGACAAGGTGGCGAACCGCCACGGGAACAAGGGTGTGGTCTCCAAGATCCTGCCCCCCGAGGACATGCCCTACCTGGAAGACGGCACCCCCGTGGACCTCGTGTTCAACCCCCTCGGCGTGCCCAGCCGCATGAACCTGGGTCAGATTCTGGAGACGCACCTCGGCGAGGTCGCGCGCCTGACCGGGCAGAAGTTCGTGACGCCCGTGTTCGACAGCGCCACCGAGATCGCCATCAAGGAGATGCTGGAGGTCGCCGCCGCCGAACGCCTGCAACGTCGCAAGGACGAGGGCTTCGAGGTGGACAAGCGCGAGCAGGAAGTGCTGGAGCGCGCCGGCAAGTTGGGCGTCATCAACCCGCCGAGCGAGGACTACGAGCCCGCCCAGATGCAGCTCGCCCGCACTGGCAAGAGCGTGCTGTTCGACGGGCGCACCGGCGAGCCTATCAGTGGTCCGGTCGTGGTGGGCACCATGTACGTCATGAAGCTCTACCACATGGTCGAGGACAAGCTGCACGCCCGCTCGACCGGCCCGTACTCCCTGATCACCCAGCAGCCGCTCGGCGGTAAGGCGCAGTTCGGCGGCCAGCGCTTCGGCGAGATGGAAGTGTGGGCACTCGAAGCTTACGGCGCGGCGCACACCCTCCAGGAGATGCTGACGATCAAGTCCGACGACATCGACGGACGCGACGCCGCCTACCAGAGCATCGTCAAGGGCGAGGAAGTGTCCGGCAGCACCATCCCCGAGTCCTTCAAGGTGCTCGTGAAGGAACTCCACTCCCTCGGCCTGGATGTCGAGGTGCTCGACAACGGCGACAAGGCCGTGGACATCTTCGAAGGGATGATGCCGAAGCGCTAA
- the rlmN gene encoding 23S rRNA (adenine(2503)-C(2))-methyltransferase RlmN: MQLLLDLHPDEYPLEGFRRRQLLEWVFAQGVGTFDAMTNLPAEARADLASDFKLNPFKDIETVRSADGSVKYLFTLGDGRQMEAVYMPYLDRKTICVSTMVGCPAKCAFCATGAMGFGRNLTPGEIVGQVLAVAGGEGIAPRELRNLVFMGMGEPLLNYANTMAAARILLHPQALGMSKRRVTLSTVGLANGIRRLATEDDLGIKLAISLHAPDEETRQRIIPTGAANSIPEIMAAAREYQAVTGRRVTLEYAMLRGVNDHLWQAELLADLLGGLVSHVNLIPMNPWDGSGFESSTEAQIQAFYDTLEARGVDVSVRRSRGKDAGAACGQLALKRPGAVAGAVPA; this comes from the coding sequence ATGCAGCTTCTCCTCGACCTTCACCCTGACGAGTACCCGCTGGAGGGCTTCCGGCGGCGGCAACTGCTGGAGTGGGTCTTCGCGCAGGGCGTGGGGACGTTTGACGCCATGACGAACCTGCCGGCAGAGGCGCGCGCCGACCTCGCCTCCGACTTCAAACTCAACCCCTTTAAGGACATCGAGACGGTTCGTAGTGCCGACGGCTCCGTCAAGTACCTCTTCACCCTGGGGGACGGGCGGCAGATGGAGGCCGTCTACATGCCCTATCTCGACCGCAAGACGATCTGCGTCTCGACAATGGTGGGCTGCCCCGCCAAGTGCGCCTTCTGCGCGACGGGCGCGATGGGCTTCGGGCGCAACCTGACCCCGGGCGAGATCGTGGGGCAGGTCCTTGCGGTCGCGGGCGGCGAGGGGATCGCGCCGCGCGAGCTGCGCAACCTCGTCTTCATGGGCATGGGCGAGCCGCTGCTGAACTACGCGAACACGATGGCGGCAGCCCGCATCCTCCTGCACCCCCAGGCGCTCGGCATGAGCAAGCGGCGGGTGACGCTGAGCACCGTGGGGCTGGCGAACGGCATCCGCAGGCTCGCCACCGAGGATGACCTCGGCATCAAGCTGGCGATCAGCCTGCACGCGCCGGACGAGGAGACCCGCCAGCGCATCATTCCGACCGGAGCCGCCAACTCCATCCCCGAGATCATGGCCGCCGCCCGCGAGTACCAGGCGGTGACGGGACGGCGGGTGACGTTGGAGTACGCGATGCTGCGCGGGGTGAACGACCATCTCTGGCAGGCGGAGCTGCTGGCCGACCTGCTGGGTGGTCTGGTGAGCCACGTCAACCTGATCCCGATGAATCCCTGGGACGGCTCGGGGTTCGAGTCGAGCACGGAGGCGCAGATTCAGGCGTTCTACGACACGCTGGAGGCGCGCGGCGTGGACGTGAGCGTGAGGCGTTCGCGCGGCAAGGATGCCGGGGCGGCGTGCGGGCAACTCGCCCTGAAGCGGCCCGGGGCGGTGGCGGGGGCGGTCCCGGCTTAA
- a CDS encoding DUF2721 domain-containing protein — translation MAAPDSTLSVLAAMITPAVLISGAGTLLMSTSTRLGRTTDRVRHLTARFKVLVSEDGQQEPLAREEKRMIIRQLPRLARRSRIIQRAMTALYVAVALLVLTSILIGSGALFGARFGPAPVVLAILGAASLAYGALLLSFETRLSARTTHEEMQFLVNLGQHYATLYSDEAEKVVREV, via the coding sequence ATGGCAGCGCCCGACTCCACCCTCAGCGTCCTCGCGGCGATGATCACCCCCGCCGTGCTGATCAGCGGCGCGGGCACCCTGCTGATGAGCACGAGTACACGGCTGGGGCGCACCACCGACCGGGTGCGGCACCTGACCGCCCGCTTCAAGGTGCTCGTCAGCGAGGACGGGCAGCAAGAACCTCTGGCGCGCGAGGAAAAGCGCATGATCATCCGCCAGTTGCCCCGGCTGGCCCGCCGCAGCCGTATCATCCAGCGGGCGATGACGGCGCTGTACGTGGCGGTCGCCCTACTGGTGCTGACGAGCATCCTGATCGGCTCGGGGGCACTCTTCGGCGCGAGGTTCGGCCCTGCCCCAGTGGTCCTCGCCATCCTGGGCGCGGCGTCTCTCGCTTATGGGGCGCTGCTGTTGAGCTTCGAGACGCGGCTGAGTGCGCGGACGACGCACGAGGAGATGCAGTTCCTTGTCAACCTCGGGCAGCACTACGCCACCCTCTACAGCGATGAGGCGGAGAAGGTGGTGCGCGAGGTGTGA
- the rpoC gene encoding DNA-directed RNA polymerase subunit beta' produces MKDFNKVRIAIASPAKIREWSFGEVEKPETINYRTLKPEREGLFDERIFGPMKDYECACGKYKRQRYEGKVCERCGVEVTSSKVRRYRMGHIDLATPAAHIWYVKDTPSKIGTLLDLSAGQLEKVLYFSSFLVTQPLNAQKDGRPLKRGELLSDDEYRELRFGRQETYAIPNGQEANIRDGEYVTRGQSLGGNVVSKMDGLAQYRFPRRAEIAYAEQVEASLPLPADVLVEQDAFRAGDILSELEQDMQITSPVDGTAFLVDLGEDSVLIELRDTVAAPEPVEGEEEQAAPLGEILTRVYVPHGMNVAVVPGEIVEAGAVLATASAGDRLRVSRDSRLSEVTFPKKKGDVKVSVHWTRRAEYPINPTMHVLVGDGSEVRKGQKVVGAIDKDEEVVAEADGVITLHAPASIIVSKAKVYAYQDEPLVVNGDRVEPGDELADSGNLRSEISGRIEIDLVRKQVRVIESYDFEAKMGAEAVKELLDDLDLDVLEAELGEQMKDSSRHKRAKARKRLEVARSFKRSGNSPSWMIMETVPVMPPDLRPMVQVDGGRFATSDLNDLYRRLINRNNRLKKLMSQGAPDMIIRNEKRMLQEAVDALIDNGRRGSPVTNPGSDRSLRSLTDLLGGKQGRFRQNLLGKRVDYSGRSVIVVGPQLKLHQCGVPKRMALELFKPFLFKVLEEKGEVTNIKQARKMLERYRDTRDSVWDALEEVIEDKVVLLNRAPTLHRLGIQAFEPVLVEGQSIQLHPLVCEAFNADFDGDQMAIHVPLSAQAQAEARIQMLSAHNLLSPANGEPNVKPSRDIILGIFTLTQLRKDNLGAGSEFGSEQDALAALSDGKVALNTPITVNGTETSPGRIKYVFSSPDEAIMAVERGEIDYQDHVRIRLNGTVYETSAGRVMFRRLVQEALGAQGHLVDTLVNLETAYEKDNLKDMIMGCFKHLGIEATAGLLDALKDSGFKLSTTSGITIGIDDIVLPPNKAELLAEADEKLKSIEQNYEFGFMTEEERYKQVVQLWNDTTDEVKNAVFENFSQNYPFNPLWIMSQSGARGNPQQIRQLAGMRGLMARPDGSTIEVPIKASFREGLTVLEYFISTHGARKGGADTALRTADSGYLTRKLVDVAHEVVVRDVDCGTTDYTVIPLGSVDERTGEWRTRKGSEIETSIYGRTLTADVEVAGRTLPAGQMLSLEDVKAITRDAKAIGEVFVRTPLNCRVKAGVCQKCYGYDLSQAKPVSMGEAVGVVAAESIGEPGTQLTMRTFHTGGVAGGGDITMGLPRVIELFEARKPKNQAVVADRDGVVRIEEEEERYLVRIEAEDEAFSSKTATKISKGLRLVVRDGDRVEAGQPLTRGAVNPHDLLLYRDTDAAQRYLVEEVQRVYRSQGVKVHDKHIEVIVRQMLRYVEITDGGDTDLLEGQTVERWEVDQANEALAEGKTPSSWKPVLLGITKSSLTTKSWLSAASFQHTTHVLTEASMRGQVDDLIGLKENVILGKLIPAGTGLTTVREMQVADERTLEKYGEDSRSPDSVTGTQRYDDTRPGSTPTVPGYAD; encoded by the coding sequence GTGAAAGACTTCAACAAGGTCCGCATCGCCATCGCCAGCCCCGCGAAGATTCGCGAGTGGTCGTTCGGCGAGGTCGAGAAGCCGGAAACCATCAATTACCGCACCCTCAAGCCCGAGCGCGAAGGTCTGTTCGACGAGCGCATCTTCGGGCCGATGAAGGACTACGAGTGCGCCTGCGGGAAGTACAAGCGCCAGCGCTACGAGGGCAAGGTCTGCGAGCGCTGTGGCGTGGAAGTGACCTCCTCCAAGGTGCGCCGCTACCGCATGGGTCACATCGACCTGGCGACCCCCGCCGCGCACATCTGGTACGTGAAGGACACGCCGAGCAAGATCGGCACGTTGCTAGACCTGTCTGCCGGGCAACTGGAGAAGGTGCTGTACTTCAGCTCCTTCCTGGTCACCCAGCCCCTGAACGCGCAGAAGGACGGGCGCCCGCTCAAGCGCGGCGAACTCCTGAGCGACGACGAGTACCGCGAGCTGCGCTTCGGGCGGCAGGAGACCTACGCCATCCCGAACGGGCAGGAAGCCAACATCCGTGACGGCGAGTACGTGACGCGCGGCCAGTCCCTCGGCGGCAACGTCGTGAGCAAGATGGACGGCCTGGCGCAGTACCGCTTCCCCCGCCGCGCCGAGATCGCCTACGCCGAGCAGGTTGAGGCCTCGCTGCCCCTGCCCGCCGACGTGCTGGTGGAGCAGGACGCCTTCCGCGCCGGTGACATCCTCAGCGAACTCGAACAGGACATGCAGATCACGAGCCCCGTGGACGGCACCGCCTTCCTCGTAGACCTCGGCGAGGACAGCGTGCTCATCGAGCTGCGCGACACCGTGGCCGCCCCCGAACCCGTCGAGGGCGAGGAGGAGCAGGCCGCACCGCTGGGTGAGATTCTGACCCGCGTGTACGTGCCCCACGGCATGAACGTGGCCGTCGTCCCCGGCGAGATCGTGGAGGCCGGAGCCGTGCTGGCGACCGCCTCGGCGGGTGACCGCCTGCGCGTGAGCCGCGACAGCCGCCTCAGCGAAGTTACCTTCCCCAAGAAGAAGGGCGACGTGAAGGTGAGCGTCCACTGGACCCGCCGCGCCGAGTACCCCATCAACCCGACCATGCACGTCCTCGTGGGCGACGGCTCGGAAGTCCGCAAGGGCCAGAAGGTCGTCGGCGCCATCGACAAGGATGAAGAGGTCGTGGCCGAGGCCGACGGCGTGATCACGCTGCACGCCCCCGCGAGCATCATCGTCTCCAAGGCGAAGGTGTACGCCTACCAGGACGAGCCCCTCGTCGTGAACGGCGACCGCGTGGAGCCCGGCGACGAGCTGGCCGACTCCGGCAACCTCCGCTCCGAGATCAGCGGCCGCATCGAGATCGATCTCGTTCGCAAGCAGGTGCGGGTCATCGAGTCCTACGACTTCGAGGCCAAGATGGGCGCCGAGGCGGTCAAGGAACTCCTCGACGACCTCGACCTCGACGTGCTGGAGGCCGAACTCGGCGAGCAGATGAAGGATTCGAGCCGTCACAAGCGCGCCAAGGCCCGCAAGCGGTTGGAGGTCGCCCGCTCCTTCAAGCGCAGCGGCAACAGCCCCTCGTGGATGATCATGGAGACGGTGCCGGTCATGCCGCCCGACCTCCGGCCGATGGTGCAGGTGGACGGTGGGCGCTTCGCCACCTCCGACCTCAACGACCTGTACCGCCGCCTGATCAACCGCAACAACCGCCTCAAGAAGCTGATGAGCCAGGGCGCGCCCGACATGATCATCCGCAACGAGAAGCGGATGCTTCAGGAGGCCGTGGACGCGCTCATCGACAACGGGCGGCGCGGCAGCCCGGTCACCAACCCCGGCTCCGACCGCAGCCTGCGCTCGCTGACCGACCTGCTCGGCGGCAAGCAGGGCCGCTTCCGGCAGAACCTGCTCGGCAAGCGCGTGGACTACTCGGGCCGCTCGGTGATCGTGGTGGGCCCGCAGCTCAAGCTGCACCAGTGCGGCGTGCCGAAGCGCATGGCCCTCGAACTCTTCAAGCCGTTCCTGTTCAAGGTGCTGGAGGAGAAGGGCGAGGTCACCAATATCAAGCAGGCCCGCAAGATGCTGGAGCGCTACCGCGACACCCGCGACAGCGTGTGGGACGCGCTGGAAGAGGTCATCGAGGACAAGGTCGTGCTGCTCAACCGCGCGCCCACCCTGCACCGCCTCGGCATCCAGGCGTTCGAGCCGGTGCTGGTCGAGGGTCAGTCCATCCAGCTTCACCCGCTGGTCTGTGAGGCGTTCAACGCCGACTTCGACGGCGACCAGATGGCGATCCACGTCCCGCTGAGCGCGCAGGCGCAGGCGGAAGCGCGCATCCAGATGCTCTCGGCGCACAACCTGCTCTCGCCCGCGAACGGCGAGCCCAACGTCAAGCCCAGCCGCGACATCATCCTCGGCATCTTCACGCTGACCCAGCTCCGCAAGGACAACCTGGGCGCGGGGAGTGAGTTCGGGAGTGAGCAGGACGCGCTGGCGGCGCTCAGCGACGGCAAGGTCGCGCTGAACACGCCGATCACGGTCAACGGGACCGAGACGAGCCCCGGGCGCATCAAGTACGTCTTCTCCAGCCCCGACGAGGCGATCATGGCCGTCGAGCGCGGCGAGATCGACTACCAGGACCATGTGCGCATCCGCCTGAACGGCACCGTGTACGAGACCTCCGCCGGGCGCGTGATGTTCCGCCGTCTGGTGCAGGAGGCGCTGGGCGCGCAGGGCCACCTCGTGGACACGCTGGTGAACCTGGAGACGGCGTACGAGAAGGACAATCTGAAGGACATGATCATGGGGTGCTTCAAGCACCTCGGGATCGAGGCGACGGCGGGGCTGCTGGACGCGCTGAAAGACAGCGGGTTCAAGCTCTCCACCACCTCGGGCATCACCATCGGCATCGACGACATCGTGCTGCCGCCCAACAAGGCGGAGCTGCTGGCCGAGGCTGACGAGAAGCTCAAGTCCATCGAGCAGAACTACGAGTTCGGCTTCATGACAGAAGAAGAGCGCTACAAGCAGGTCGTCCAGCTCTGGAACGACACCACCGACGAGGTGAAGAACGCGGTCTTCGAGAACTTCTCGCAGAACTACCCCTTCAACCCGCTGTGGATCATGTCGCAGTCCGGCGCTCGCGGGAACCCGCAGCAGATTCGCCAGCTCGCCGGGATGCGCGGTCTGATGGCCCGCCCGGACGGCTCGACCATCGAGGTGCCCATCAAGGCGTCCTTCCGCGAGGGCCTGACGGTGCTGGAGTACTTCATCTCCACCCACGGCGCGCGTAAGGGTGGCGCGGACACGGCGCTTCGCACGGCCGACTCCGGTTACCTGACCCGCAAGCTGGTGGACGTGGCCCACGAGGTCGTCGTCCGCGACGTGGACTGCGGCACCACCGACTACACGGTGATTCCGCTGGGCTCAGTCGACGAGCGCACGGGCGAGTGGCGCACCCGCAAGGGCAGCGAAATCGAGACGAGCATCTACGGACGCACCCTGACGGCGGACGTGGAGGTCGCAGGCCGGACCCTCCCGGCCGGGCAGATGCTCAGCCTGGAGGACGTGAAGGCGATCACCAGGGACGCCAAGGCCATCGGCGAGGTGTTCGTCCGCACGCCGCTGAACTGCCGCGTGAAGGCGGGCGTGTGCCAGAAGTGCTACGGCTACGACCTCTCGCAGGCCAAGCCCGTCAGCATGGGTGAGGCGGTCGGCGTGGTCGCCGCCGAGTCCATCGGCGAGCCCGGCACGCAGCTCACCATGCGCACCTTCCACACGGGCGGTGTGGCGGGCGGCGGCGACATCACGATGGGTCTCCCCCGCGTGATCGAGCTGTTCGAGGCGCGCAAGCCCAAGAACCAGGCGGTCGTGGCCGACCGTGACGGCGTGGTCCGCATCGAGGAGGAGGAGGAGCGTTACCTCGTGCGCATCGAGGCCGAGGACGAAGCCTTCAGCTCCAAGACCGCGACCAAGATCAGCAAGGGCCTGCGCCTCGTCGTCCGCGACGGCGACCGGGTGGAGGCGGGCCAGCCCCTGACGCGCGGTGCGGTGAACCCGCACGACCTGCTGCTCTACCGCGACACCGACGCGGCCCAGCGTTACCTCGTGGAGGAGGTGCAGCGCGTGTACCGCTCGCAGGGCGTGAAGGTGCACGACAAGCACATCGAGGTCATCGTGCGGCAGATGCTGCGGTACGTCGAGATCACCGACGGCGGCGACACCGACCTGCTCGAAGGGCAGACGGTCGAGCGCTGGGAGGTCGATCAGGCGAACGAGGCGCTGGCCGAGGGTAAGACGCCTTCGAGCTGGAAGCCGGTCTTGCTCGGCATCACCAAGAGCAGCCTGACGACCAAGAGCTGGCTGTCGGCGGCGAGCTTCCAGCACACGACCCACGTGCTGACGGAAGCCTCCATGCGCGGGCAGGTGGACGACCTGATCGGGCTGAAGGAGAACGTCATCCTCGGCAAGCTGATCCCGGCGGGCACGGGTCTGACCACCGTCCGCGAGATGCAGGTCGCCGACGAGCGCACGCTGGAGAAGTACGGCGAGGACAGCCGCAGCCCCGACTCGGTGACGGGCACCCAGCGGTACGACGACACGCGCCCTGGCAGCACGCCGACCGTTCCTGGCTACGCGGACTGA